CGCGCCTGAGGCAATGGACAGCAGCGGATCGCATCCCCACCATCATGCCAAATCGAATCGGTGAGGTTCCTTTGGCTTCCAATACGACCGCACAGCCCGGCTTCGTGCATCTGCACGTCCATTCGGCCTATTCGCTGCTCGAGGGCGCGCTGACCATCGGCAAGCTCGCCGAGTTCGCGAAGACCGACAAGCAGCCGGCGCTGGCACTGACCGACACCGACAACATGTTCGGCACGCTGGAGTTCTCCGAGAAGCTCGCGGGCTACGGCATCCAGCCGATCGTAGGCTGCGCGGTGGCGGTCGATTTCGGCGACGAGCCGCGCGATCCGCGCCACGTCGGCAAGGCCAGGCCGCTGCCGCGCATCGTCCTGCTGGCCGCGCGGGAGGAGGGCTACCGCAACCTGATGCAGCTCAATTCGAGCGCGTTCCTGCACACGGACTCGACCGAGAAACCTCATCTGAAGCTCGCCGCGCTCGAAGGCGCGACCGACGGGCTGATCGTGCTGACCGGCGGGCCGGGCGGGCCGCTCGACACCGCCATCGTCGCGGGCCAGGTGGAACTTGCAGCGAGCCGCTGCGCGACCTTGCAGCGCCTGTTCGGCGACCGGCTCTACGTCGAACTGCAGCGTCATGGCACGTCCGAAGAGCGCATGGCGGAGCCCGCGCTAATCGAGCTCGCCTACACGCAGGGCATTCCGTTGGTTGCCACCAACGAGCCGTACTTCGCCAAGCGTGAGGACTACGACGCCCACGACGGCCTGATCGCTATCGCCGAAGGCCGGGTGATCGCCGATACCGACCGTAGGCAGTTGACCCAGGAGCACTATTTCAAAAGCCGCGCCGAGATGGCGGCGCTGTTCTCCGATCTTCCGGAAGCGCTCGCGTCCACGGTCGAAATCGCCGAGCGCTGCGCGTTCCGGCCGCGCACCCGAAAGCCAATCCTGCCGCGCTTCTCGGTCGAGCTGGACGAGGCGACGGATTTGCGCGAGCGCGCCGAAAGCGGCCTGCAGAAGCGCATCGCCTTCCACGGCATCGCGCCGGGCCGCACCGAGGACGAGTATCGCGAGCGGCTCGCCTTCGAGCTCGGCGTCATCGAGCGGATGAAATATCCCGGCTACTTCCTGATCGTGTCGGACTTCATCCAATGGGCGAAAGAGCAGGGCATCCCGGTCGGGCCGGGCCGCGGCTCGGGCGCGGGCTCGCTGGTCGCCTATGCGCTCACCATCACGGACCTCGATCCGCTGCGCTTCAATCTGCTGTTCGAACGCTTCCTCAATCCCGAGCGCGTGTCGATGCCGGACTTCGACATCGACTTCTGTCAGGACCGCCGCGGCGAGGTGATCCGCTACGTGCAGGAGCGCTACGGCCGCGATCAGGTGGGACAGATCATCACCTTCGGCACCCTGCAGGCGCGCGGCGTGCTGCGCGATGTCGGCCGCGTGCTGGAAATGCCCTATGGCCAGGTCGACAAGCTCTGCAAGCTCGTGCCGCAGAACCCGGCCGCGCCGGTGACGCTTGCGAAAGCCATCGAAGGCGAGCCGAAGCTGCAGGCTGAGCGCGACGCCAACCCGGTCGTGAAACGTGCCTTCGATATCGCGCTGAAGCTCGAAGGTCTCAACCGCCACGCCTCGACGCACGCCGCCGGCATCGTGATCGGCGACCGGCCATTGGCGCAGCTCGTGCCGATGTATCGCGATCCGAAATCCGACATGCCGGTGACCCAGTTCAACATGAAATGGGTGGAGCAGGCGGGTCTCGTGAAGTTCGACTTCCTCGGCCTGAAGACGCTCACAACGCTGCAGACCGCGGTGCGGCTGTTGAAGCAGCGCGGCATCGATCTCGATCTTGCGGCAATCCCGCTCGACGACAAGAAAACCTACGACCTCCTGTCACGCGCTGAAGCGGTCGGCATCTTCCAACTGGAAAGTCAGGGCATGCGCCGCGCGCTGCTCGACATGAAGCCTGACCGCTTCGAGGACATCATCGCGCTCGTGGCGCTCTATCGCCCGGGTCCGATGGCCAACATCCCGACCTACTGCGCACGCAAGCAGGGCCACGAGGAGCCGGAATACATCCATCCCAAGCTCGAGCCGATCCTGCGGGAGACCTACGGCGTCATCGTCTACCAGGAGCAGGTGATGCAGGCCGCGCAGATCCTGGCCGGCTACACGCTCGGCCAGGCCGACCTTCTGCGCCGCGCCATGGGCAAGAAGATCCGCTCGGAAATGCAGGCGCAACGCGCCATCTTCGTCAAAGGCTGCGGCGATCAGGGCATCGAAAAAGCCCATTCCGATGCGATCTTCGATCTGCTCGAACGTTTCGCAGAATACGGCTTCAACAAGAGCCACGCCGCAGCCTACGCGCTGGTCGCCTACCAGACCGCGTATCTGAAGGCCAACTATCCGGTCGAATTCCTGGCGGCGTCGATGTCGCTCGATATGGGCAACACCGACAAGCTCTCGGAATTCCGCACCGAGGTCGGACGCCTTGGGTTCAAGGTCGAGCCGCCATCGATCAATCGCTCCGGCGTCGAGTTCGACGTCGAAGGCGGGACGATCTTCTACGCGCTCGCCGCGCTCAAGGGTGTCGGCCGCCAGGCCGTCGAGGCGATCGTCACCGCGCGCGGCGACAAACCGTTCGCCGACCTCACCGACTTCGCCAGCCGCATCAATCCGCGCGCGGTGAACAAGCGCGTCTTGGAAAGCCTCGTATGCGCCGGCGCGTTCGACAAGCTCGAGCCAAATCGGGCGCGGGCTTTCGCCGCCGTCGATGCGATGATGTCGACCGCGCAGCGCACGCACGAGGCCGCCGCGGTCGGCCAGAACGATATGTTCGGCGGCGCGGCGCATCGCGAAACCATCGCAATCCCGGCGGTCGAGGGCTGGCTCTCGGGTGACAAGCTGCAGCGGGAGTACGACGCGATCGGCTTCTTCCTGTCGGGCCATCCGCTCGACGAATACGCGCCGATCCTCAAGAACATGAACGTGTACTCCTGGGCCGAATTCTCGCGGTCAGTGAAAGCCGGCGCGACCGCGGGCCGGCTTGCCGCGACCGTGGTGTCGCGCATGGAGCGGCGCACCAAGACCGGCAACAAGATGGGCATCTTCGGCTTGTCGGATCCGAGCGGCCACTACGAGGCCATCATGTTCGCCGAGGGCCTGCAGCAATATCGCGATGTCCTGGAGCCCGGCACCGCCGTCCTGCTGTTCCTGTCTGCCGAGGCGCAGGGCGACGAAGTGCGCGCCCGCATCCAGACCGCCGATCCGCTGGATCGCGCCGCGGCCAAGCTGCAAAAGGGGCTGCGCGTGTTCCTGCGCGATCAGGCCCCGCTCGAACCGGTTGCCAAGCGGTTGGACACCAAAGGCGACGGCGAGGTCAATGTGGTGCTGCAGCTCACCGGTGGCACCGAGGTCGAGATCAAGCTGCCCGGCCGCTTCAAGGTCTCGCCGCAGATCGCCGGCGCCATCAAGGCCGTGCCCGGCGTGCTCGACGTCCACATGCTGTGATGCGGCAAGACCGGACATAGCGCCTATGCGGCGCGGCATTGGCGGCGGTTGACCCCGCGTGCCGCGAGGGCTGATATAGCGCCAGCAATTCAGAAGTGCGCCAGTTCACAGGAGTCCGCTATGGCCAACAAGCTTCGCCACATCGCCATCTCGGTGCGCGATCCGGAAAAGACCGCCAAGTTCTTCGAGCAAGCCTTCGGCATGACGCGCGCGGGCAATGCCCAGCGCGGCGTCTACATGACCGACGGCATTTTCAACGTCGCGCTCTTGAACTTCGGCGACGAGCCGGTCGCCGGCATGGAAGACCAGAAGAACCCGCTCGGTCTCATCCATTTCGGCATGTGGGTCGACAGTGTCGACGACATTGCCAAGAAGATCGAATCCGCCGGCGGCAGCTACGTCACCGGCCGCAAGGAAACCAATCCGAACGTCTATTACGAAGTCAAATACAAGACGCCGGAAGGCATCGTGTTCGACATCACCGAGAGCGGCTGGAAGGGCGCCGTCAAGGAAGTCAAACCGGCCTGATTGGAGCGCAACGCTCCGCCATCCTTCTTGGCATGACGCCTGCATGAATCGCCTCAAGCCCCGCTTGGGGCGGTTCAACAAGGACAAACGTCATGCTCAAAACTTTCGCGCGGGGCTTTTTCGCCGCGACTTTGCTGGTTTCCCAGGCCGCCTATCAGGCAGCCTACGCATCCTGGCCCGAGCGGCCGGTCACTCTGATTGTTCCATACGCCGCCGGCGGCATCACCGATGTGATTGCGCGCACCACCGCCGAGCACCTTCAGACCAAGCTCAAGCAGACCTTCATCGTTCAGAATGAAACCGGCGCAGGCGGCATCATCGGCGCCGCCAACGTGGCGCGCGCCAGGGCTGACGGCTACACGCTGCTGTTCGCGCCGATCGCACTTCTCACGCTGTCGCCGCTGACCACCAAGGTCAATTACGAAACCAGCGATTTCGCGCCGATCACGATCGTGGCGTCGAGCCCGTTTGTCGTGACCGTCAGCAAGGAGTTCCCGACCAACACGATCGCCGAGTTCATTGCCGAGGTGAAGAAGAAACCCGGCGAATACACCTATGCGTCGGCGGGAGCCGGCAGCACCACGCATGTGTCGTCATTGCTGTTTCTGAAAAGCGCCGGCCTCGACATGGTGCATGTGCCTTATCGCGGCGTGGGCCCGGCCTTCACGGACCTGATCGCGGGCCACGTGCAGATGCTGTCGGCGAGCCCGGTCGAGCTCAAGCCGTTCGTCGGCTCCGACAGCGTCAAGCCGCTCGGCGTCAGCAGCAAACAACGCTCGCGTTATCTGCCCAACGTTCCGACCATCAGCGAGACGCTGCCGACGCCCACGGTTGCGACCTACAACGGCCTGCTGGCCCCGAAGGGCACGCCCGCGGAGATCATCGATATGATCTCGGCCGAGATGGTGGCCGCAGCCAAGAGTCCTGAATTCCTGGACAGGCTCGCCAAGATCGGCGTCGAGCCGGGCGGAACCACTCCGCAGGAGATGGCCGCCGAGATCGCAGCCGACAGCGAGCGCTGGAAGAGCGTCGCCAATGACCTTACGCCGCCGAAGAGCCAATAGTCACGGAGCGCGCAGCAGCCGCGACATCGGAGCGGGGAGGCCTCCCTTGCGAGGCCGCGACGGCGAACGCTATCGTGTCCCGGATATTCTCCGGCCGGGAGCCTCCCTGACATGCGTGCGATTGCCTATGCTGCTGCGACGGCACTTCTCCTCACCACGGGTGCCGCGCATGCGGCCTACCCGGAGCGGACGGTCACCATCATCACGCCGTTTGCGCCCGGCGGCATTGCCGACGTGGTGGCACGGATCACCGCGGAGCGGCTGCAATCCACTCTCAAGCAGAACTTCGTGGTGGAAAACATCTCGGGCGCGGGCGGCACGGCCGGGCCGGAGCGCGTCGCCAAGGCCACGCCGGATGGCTACACGTTGATGTCGACGCCGATCTTCCAGCTCACCACGGCTAAGTACGCCCACAACGTCTCGTTCGACGAGAACACGTTCAAGGCGATCTCCGGCGTCGCCTCTGCGCCTTTCGTCATCACCGTGAACGAGTCGTTTCCCGGCAAGACGCTCGCCGACTTCATCGCTTATGTGAAAGCCAACCCGGGCAAGCTGAGCTTCGGCTCGGCCGGCGCGGGAAGCACCACCCACGTCGCTGCCGTCATGGTGCTCAAGGCCGCCGGTCTCGACATGGTGCACGTGCCTTACCGTGGCGTCGCGCCTGCCTTTACGGACCTGCTTGCGGGTCATGTCGTGATGGTGGCCGGATCGCCGGTCGAGCTGAAGCCGTACATGGAGTCCGGCAAGCTCAAGGCCCTGGCCGTGCTCGACACCAAGCCGTCGCCGTTTCTGCCCGGCGTGCCATTGGTAACGGACACGCTGAAGGACTGCCCGCCGGCGGTGACCTACAATGGGCTGCTCGGGCCCAAGGACCTTCCAAAAGACGTGGTCGATACGCTATCGAATGCGCTGGTCGAGGGCCGCAAATCGGACGAGTTCAAGACACGGTTCTCGAATGTCGGCCTCGTGCCGTTGCTGACGACCTCGGGCGAGTTCGAGAAGCTCTTCGCCGCGGACGCCAAGATCTGGAACGACATCATGCCGACGCTCGGATTGAAGAAAAACTAGACAAGAAAGAACGTCCAGGTATGGCGGTATCGAAATCGAATGCGCGCGTGGTCATTGTCGGGGCAGGGCCGGTCGGCATGGTCTGCGCGCTCGCCCTCAACAAGCTCGGCGTGCCGGTCACGGTGTTCGAGCAGGAGCCGGCGCCGGTCGAAGACCAGCGCGCGGCTTCGCTGCATCCATCATCTCTGGAAATGCTCGATGACCTCGGCGTCACCGAAAAGATCATCCCGCTCGGGCTGATCTCGAGCGCGTACCGGTTTCACGATCGCGTCACGCATTCGGTCGTGGCTGAGTTCGACCTCGGTCTGATGAAGGACGAGATCCGCTATCCCTACGTGCTGCAATACGAGCAGTACAAACTCACCGCCTCGATCGCCGCCGAATACGGCAATGCCTCGGACTTTGACGTGCGCTTTTCACACGCCGTCACAGGCCTCACGCAGAGCGCCGACGGCGTCGAGGTCGAAGTGACATCACCGTCCGGGGTCGAGAAGCTCAAAGCCGATTACGTGATCGGTTGCGACGGCGGCCGCAGCACGGTGCGCAAGCTCGCCGGCATCGAGTTCGAGGGCTTCACCTATCCGGAGCGCTTCATCAAGATCGCGACCAGCTTCGATTTCGGCGTGGCCAATCCCAAGGTCGCGTTTCGCAATTACTTCTCCGACCCGACCGAGTGGTGCAACCTGTTCAAGGTGCAGGGCAAGCGGCCGCCGGGTCTGTGGCGCGCCATCATGCCGATCGGGCCGGAAGAGACCGACGAGATCGCGCTGTCGCCCGAGCGCATCGAGGCGCGGCTGCAGAAGTTCTTCCCTAATGAAGGGCGCTACGAGATCGAATACGTCAACGTCTATGGCGCACATCAATGCGTCGCCGCGACCTTCCGCAAAGGCCGCGTGCTGCTCGCTGGCGACAGCGCCCACGTCAACAACCCGATCGGCGGCATGGGCATGAACGGCGGCATCCACGACGGCATCAATGTCGCGGGCAAGCTCGCCAAAGTGGTGCACGGCGAAGCCTCCGACGAATTGCTCGATCTCTACAGCCGCCAGCGCCGCCACGCTGCGGCGAAATACGTGCAGGCCCAGACCATCGCCAATAAACGGCTGATGGAGGAGCGCGACCCCACGGTGCGCGCCCGGAATTTCGACGAGTTGCGCCGCACCGCCGAGAACCCCGAGACCGCCAAGGCCTACATGCGCCGAGCGGCGCTGTTCGACAGCCTCAAGGACGCCGCCGCTGTGACTTGAGGGGCAGCCTGAACCGGCCTTGCGCTGTCGCGTCTCCGGGGCCACATCTTTGGTCATGCCGCGCGCGGCACCTTTGCTGGGTGAATTTCTGCCGTGACGCCGGCCGTCTCCGACATCATCGAACAGGCGAGGCTTGCTGCGCAGGCCTTCGTCGAATTCGGCTCTGGCCTGTTCAATCCGACCGTGCGGCTTGGCGTGACCGGCCTGTCGCGCGCCGGCAAGACCGTGTTCATCACCGCGCTGGTGCATGGGCTGGTGAAGGGCGGACGCTTTCCGGTGTTCGAGCCGCTGGCGAGCGGACGCATCTCGGGCGCTCGGCTTGCGCCGCAGCCGGACGACACGGTGCCGCGGTTCGAGTACGAACGCCACGTGCGCTCGATCGTGACCGATCGCGAATGGCCGGACTCGACGCGGCAGATCAGCGAGCTTCGCGTCGTCATCGACTATCAGACGACGGCAGGCGCGATGCGCACGCTCACCCTCGACATCGTCGACTATCCGGGCGAGTGGCTGCTCGACCTGCCGCTCCTGAACAAAAGCTACGAGCAATGGTCGGCCGAGACGCTCGCTTATCTCAATCGCACCACGCGCCCGCCGCTCCCGAAGCCATTCCTCGAACAGCTCGCCACCATCGATGCGATGGCGCCGGCCGACGAGAACGCCGCGATCGAAGCGGCGCGGCTGTTCACCGCCTATCTGCAGGCCGC
The Rhodoplanes sp. Z2-YC6860 genome window above contains:
- the dnaE gene encoding DNA polymerase III subunit alpha gives rise to the protein MPNRIGEVPLASNTTAQPGFVHLHVHSAYSLLEGALTIGKLAEFAKTDKQPALALTDTDNMFGTLEFSEKLAGYGIQPIVGCAVAVDFGDEPRDPRHVGKARPLPRIVLLAAREEGYRNLMQLNSSAFLHTDSTEKPHLKLAALEGATDGLIVLTGGPGGPLDTAIVAGQVELAASRCATLQRLFGDRLYVELQRHGTSEERMAEPALIELAYTQGIPLVATNEPYFAKREDYDAHDGLIAIAEGRVIADTDRRQLTQEHYFKSRAEMAALFSDLPEALASTVEIAERCAFRPRTRKPILPRFSVELDEATDLRERAESGLQKRIAFHGIAPGRTEDEYRERLAFELGVIERMKYPGYFLIVSDFIQWAKEQGIPVGPGRGSGAGSLVAYALTITDLDPLRFNLLFERFLNPERVSMPDFDIDFCQDRRGEVIRYVQERYGRDQVGQIITFGTLQARGVLRDVGRVLEMPYGQVDKLCKLVPQNPAAPVTLAKAIEGEPKLQAERDANPVVKRAFDIALKLEGLNRHASTHAAGIVIGDRPLAQLVPMYRDPKSDMPVTQFNMKWVEQAGLVKFDFLGLKTLTTLQTAVRLLKQRGIDLDLAAIPLDDKKTYDLLSRAEAVGIFQLESQGMRRALLDMKPDRFEDIIALVALYRPGPMANIPTYCARKQGHEEPEYIHPKLEPILRETYGVIVYQEQVMQAAQILAGYTLGQADLLRRAMGKKIRSEMQAQRAIFVKGCGDQGIEKAHSDAIFDLLERFAEYGFNKSHAAAYALVAYQTAYLKANYPVEFLAASMSLDMGNTDKLSEFRTEVGRLGFKVEPPSINRSGVEFDVEGGTIFYALAALKGVGRQAVEAIVTARGDKPFADLTDFASRINPRAVNKRVLESLVCAGAFDKLEPNRARAFAAVDAMMSTAQRTHEAAAVGQNDMFGGAAHRETIAIPAVEGWLSGDKLQREYDAIGFFLSGHPLDEYAPILKNMNVYSWAEFSRSVKAGATAGRLAATVVSRMERRTKTGNKMGIFGLSDPSGHYEAIMFAEGLQQYRDVLEPGTAVLLFLSAEAQGDEVRARIQTADPLDRAAAKLQKGLRVFLRDQAPLEPVAKRLDTKGDGEVNVVLQLTGGTEVEIKLPGRFKVSPQIAGAIKAVPGVLDVHML
- a CDS encoding VOC family protein, producing MANKLRHIAISVRDPEKTAKFFEQAFGMTRAGNAQRGVYMTDGIFNVALLNFGDEPVAGMEDQKNPLGLIHFGMWVDSVDDIAKKIESAGGSYVTGRKETNPNVYYEVKYKTPEGIVFDITESGWKGAVKEVKPA
- a CDS encoding Bug family tripartite tricarboxylate transporter substrate binding protein, with amino-acid sequence MLKTFARGFFAATLLVSQAAYQAAYASWPERPVTLIVPYAAGGITDVIARTTAEHLQTKLKQTFIVQNETGAGGIIGAANVARARADGYTLLFAPIALLTLSPLTTKVNYETSDFAPITIVASSPFVVTVSKEFPTNTIAEFIAEVKKKPGEYTYASAGAGSTTHVSSLLFLKSAGLDMVHVPYRGVGPAFTDLIAGHVQMLSASPVELKPFVGSDSVKPLGVSSKQRSRYLPNVPTISETLPTPTVATYNGLLAPKGTPAEIIDMISAEMVAAAKSPEFLDRLAKIGVEPGGTTPQEMAAEIAADSERWKSVANDLTPPKSQ
- a CDS encoding Bug family tripartite tricarboxylate transporter substrate binding protein, encoding MRAIAYAAATALLLTTGAAHAAYPERTVTIITPFAPGGIADVVARITAERLQSTLKQNFVVENISGAGGTAGPERVAKATPDGYTLMSTPIFQLTTAKYAHNVSFDENTFKAISGVASAPFVITVNESFPGKTLADFIAYVKANPGKLSFGSAGAGSTTHVAAVMVLKAAGLDMVHVPYRGVAPAFTDLLAGHVVMVAGSPVELKPYMESGKLKALAVLDTKPSPFLPGVPLVTDTLKDCPPAVTYNGLLGPKDLPKDVVDTLSNALVEGRKSDEFKTRFSNVGLVPLLTTSGEFEKLFAADAKIWNDIMPTLGLKKN
- a CDS encoding FAD-dependent oxidoreductase; the encoded protein is MAVSKSNARVVIVGAGPVGMVCALALNKLGVPVTVFEQEPAPVEDQRAASLHPSSLEMLDDLGVTEKIIPLGLISSAYRFHDRVTHSVVAEFDLGLMKDEIRYPYVLQYEQYKLTASIAAEYGNASDFDVRFSHAVTGLTQSADGVEVEVTSPSGVEKLKADYVIGCDGGRSTVRKLAGIEFEGFTYPERFIKIATSFDFGVANPKVAFRNYFSDPTEWCNLFKVQGKRPPGLWRAIMPIGPEETDEIALSPERIEARLQKFFPNEGRYEIEYVNVYGAHQCVAATFRKGRVLLAGDSAHVNNPIGGMGMNGGIHDGINVAGKLAKVVHGEASDELLDLYSRQRRHAAAKYVQAQTIANKRLMEERDPTVRARNFDELRRTAENPETAKAYMRRAALFDSLKDAAAVT